One Armatimonadia bacterium genomic region harbors:
- a CDS encoding tetratricopeptide repeat protein yields MASKDPSEGKSRTEAEGWTPVEESASASAVSLRQRPRWLNSLRAALGLRALPPIARQPSPPEAAAPEVVEEDDPEALQRAKPYLVAAGVFVLLAVVCFWAYGRLATGPSPAEAERAGDLLRQAVAKLESGDASGMRQYRDQAVARFGNAPVISFFDGYILATEARSKPELARDFLQRAQGKRLPLEQLLTLAGYREATGDQKESLRLLTEAVQRVPRKVSVRLLRVGALHACGDYQAALDEANEIERLVGPSVATFAARGHAYLALDRPRDAQKEFEKGLVYDPNSSKLRIGLTDALTRQGSLTRALGEANLVLRYEPGNADAHLAVGILHEAIGDPAGAETAYRAALKDDPGHSRALNNLAYLLAVDKGRPAEALPLAEEAYRRTPNSPAVMDTLGWTQHLLGHDDQARPLVQKAVALDPKDAAAREHLKVLQGQ; encoded by the coding sequence ATGGCATCGAAAGACCCTTCGGAGGGCAAGTCGAGGACCGAGGCAGAGGGATGGACGCCGGTCGAGGAGTCTGCCTCCGCATCGGCGGTCTCCCTTCGTCAGCGCCCCCGATGGCTCAATTCCCTGCGGGCTGCCCTGGGGCTCCGTGCTTTGCCCCCGATTGCGCGGCAGCCGTCACCACCCGAGGCAGCCGCGCCTGAGGTCGTGGAAGAGGATGACCCAGAGGCGCTCCAGCGTGCGAAGCCATATCTCGTGGCAGCAGGGGTATTCGTGCTCCTGGCCGTGGTGTGCTTCTGGGCCTACGGTCGGCTAGCCACCGGTCCCAGCCCCGCGGAAGCGGAGAGGGCCGGTGACCTGCTGCGCCAGGCCGTCGCGAAGCTGGAATCCGGCGATGCGTCCGGAATGCGCCAGTACCGCGACCAGGCGGTGGCGCGCTTCGGCAACGCCCCGGTGATCAGCTTCTTCGATGGCTATATCCTTGCCACCGAAGCGCGGTCCAAGCCGGAGTTGGCCCGGGACTTCCTGCAGCGCGCACAGGGCAAGCGCCTTCCGCTGGAGCAACTGTTGACCCTGGCCGGATACCGCGAGGCCACCGGGGACCAGAAGGAGTCCCTGCGGCTCCTGACTGAGGCCGTGCAACGTGTGCCGCGCAAGGTCTCGGTGCGACTGCTTCGTGTCGGTGCGCTTCATGCCTGCGGAGACTACCAGGCGGCCCTTGACGAGGCGAACGAGATCGAGCGCCTTGTCGGACCCTCCGTGGCGACCTTTGCTGCACGGGGGCATGCCTATCTAGCCCTCGATCGTCCTCGCGATGCTCAGAAGGAGTTCGAGAAGGGGCTGGTGTACGATCCGAACTCCTCGAAGCTGCGTATCGGCCTGACCGATGCCCTCACCCGGCAGGGGTCTCTGACGCGCGCCCTGGGTGAAGCCAACCTGGTATTGCGTTACGAGCCGGGCAATGCCGACGCCCATCTCGCGGTCGGGATACTGCACGAGGCGATCGGGGACCCCGCGGGAGCCGAGACCGCATACCGTGCCGCCCTCAAGGACGATCCCGGGCACTCCCGAGCGCTGAACAACCTTGCCTATCTGCTGGCTGTCGACAAGGGGAGACCTGCGGAGGCTCTGCCGCTTGCAGAAGAGGCCTATCGGCGCACGCCGAATTCGCCGGCGGTCATGGACACCCTGGGGTGGACTCAGCACCTGTTAGGGCACGATGACCAGGCAAGACCACTGGTGCAGAAGGCTGTAGCACTCGACCCAAAGGACGCAGCAGCCCGCGAACACCTGAAGGTACTTCAGGGGCAGTGA
- a CDS encoding M48 family metalloprotease produces MPKGSALLVLCVVCVCLTLSGCKDGGTWLFSRDDEVKLGTDAAAEFEKTNKISADAALARFVAGVGASVAAAATPPDYPYKFKVIDTTDVNAVAFPGGPVYVYRGLLEKTSMDRDMIAWVLGHEVSHIALQHAAKRIENQVGVELITQTLLGKGSAAQVAGLISGLMFQDYGRDKELQADHQGLLYAAKAGYDPTAAIGVIQVFQSLSGGKDPNKLELLFMSHPGDNTRINQIKSLCAKYGYRGKYYKP; encoded by the coding sequence ATGCCGAAAGGGTCTGCTCTGTTGGTGCTCTGTGTTGTCTGTGTCTGCCTCACGCTCAGTGGCTGCAAGGATGGTGGCACCTGGCTGTTCTCACGTGACGACGAAGTGAAGCTCGGTACCGATGCAGCTGCCGAGTTCGAGAAGACCAACAAGATCTCTGCAGACGCCGCGTTGGCCCGCTTCGTTGCGGGCGTCGGCGCCAGTGTGGCCGCAGCGGCTACCCCTCCCGACTACCCCTACAAGTTCAAAGTGATCGACACCACGGATGTGAATGCCGTGGCCTTCCCTGGCGGACCGGTGTACGTCTACCGCGGGCTTCTCGAGAAGACCAGCATGGACCGTGACATGATAGCCTGGGTTCTAGGGCACGAGGTGTCCCACATCGCCCTGCAACACGCTGCGAAGCGCATCGAGAATCAGGTCGGCGTGGAACTGATCACCCAGACCCTCCTCGGCAAGGGCAGCGCTGCTCAGGTCGCTGGGCTCATCTCCGGCCTGATGTTCCAGGACTACGGCCGTGACAAGGAGTTGCAGGCCGACCATCAGGGCCTGCTGTATGCTGCCAAGGCCGGCTACGATCCGACGGCAGCTATCGGCGTGATTCAGGTCTTCCAGTCCCTCAGTGGCGGCAAGGACCCGAACAAGCTCGAGCTGCTGTTCATGAGCCACCCGGGTGACAACACCCGCATCAACCAGATCAAGAGCCTCTGCGCCAAGTACGGGTACCGTGGCAAGTACTACAAGCCCTAA
- a CDS encoding glycosyltransferase, with protein MADPLCIIHIARPAEAELQRHVTTLTEALVARHVQTIVAGPLDRRFREELSRRDVRWANVPLPENMAWHSQRKAAEHLGRFLRAVQPDVVHAHGFQAAFTAWLALRNVRPAVPIVVAPHGVPYYASQPKWERLVRRHAYRRVLSVCKAIIAGSEAERSELLALAPAGTDQRLHVVVPGVEPRQKSSLFDTGQKRLRVGLHQDAAIVAVRAHLRPGVPMEDFLRSAALLSEKIPNVEFAILGDGPRMEELKTLAHELRLSGSAVFLGARADAREIASCCNVFVALTEGPWGVQHALEALSRDLRIVAADLPGLREVLEGVQGVPLVQLSDHRAFADAMLHQLEQFSVDEEDIKVGTGMVWGLSEVLASQDEYDLDRPGLDRRDRAKEATSDTDRVLARYSVANMAQGTLDVYEQILATPPASD; from the coding sequence ATGGCCGACCCTTTGTGCATCATCCACATCGCCCGGCCCGCCGAAGCGGAGCTACAGCGCCACGTCACCACGCTGACAGAGGCGCTGGTCGCACGCCACGTGCAGACAATCGTGGCAGGGCCGCTCGACCGACGGTTCCGCGAGGAGCTCTCGCGCCGTGACGTCCGGTGGGCCAACGTGCCACTCCCCGAGAACATGGCCTGGCACAGCCAACGGAAGGCGGCCGAGCACTTGGGTCGATTCCTGCGAGCCGTCCAACCCGACGTGGTGCATGCCCACGGTTTCCAGGCGGCCTTCACGGCGTGGCTGGCCCTGCGAAACGTCAGGCCCGCAGTCCCGATCGTGGTGGCTCCCCACGGTGTGCCCTACTACGCAAGCCAGCCAAAGTGGGAACGCCTGGTGCGGCGCCACGCCTACCGTCGGGTGCTGTCGGTCTGCAAGGCTATCATCGCGGGTTCGGAGGCGGAGCGCTCGGAACTCCTGGCGCTGGCTCCCGCGGGCACCGACCAGCGCCTTCATGTGGTGGTCCCGGGCGTTGAGCCCCGGCAGAAGAGCTCGCTCTTCGACACCGGCCAGAAGCGACTCCGCGTGGGACTGCATCAGGACGCTGCCATTGTAGCCGTCCGTGCGCATCTCCGACCCGGTGTGCCAATGGAGGACTTCCTTCGCTCTGCCGCACTACTGAGCGAGAAGATTCCCAATGTCGAGTTCGCAATTCTTGGTGATGGCCCACGCATGGAAGAGCTGAAGACCCTTGCTCACGAGCTTCGGCTCTCGGGCAGTGCGGTCTTCCTCGGGGCACGCGCCGACGCACGAGAGATCGCCAGTTGCTGCAACGTCTTCGTGGCGCTGACCGAAGGCCCCTGGGGTGTCCAGCACGCCCTCGAGGCGCTGTCGCGCGATCTGCGCATCGTGGCCGCCGACTTGCCAGGCCTGCGCGAGGTCCTTGAGGGCGTCCAGGGGGTCCCCCTCGTGCAGCTCTCGGACCACCGTGCCTTCGCCGATGCGATGCTTCACCAACTCGAGCAGTTCAGTGTCGATGAGGAGGATATCAAGGTCGGCACCGGGATGGTCTGGGGCCTCAGTGAGGTGCTTGCCTCGCAGGACGAGTACGACCTGGATCGGCCAGGCCTGGATCGCCGCGACAGGGCCAAGGAGGCCACCTCCGACACCGACCGGGTTCTGGCACGCTACTCAGTCGCTAACATGGCACAGGGGACGTTGGACGTCTACGAACAGATCCTCGCCACGCCACCGGCCAGTGACTGA
- a CDS encoding Gfo/Idh/MocA family oxidoreductase — protein sequence MSLRVAIAGLKGHYGVALQGLEQLPEARLVAASDDDPEKLAGVPKYQRADESTHVYADWREMLDKEQIDILVENGVDSERHQVVLAAADRKIHCLTEKPLANSLPDLADIRRALRRSGIHLSMLLTMRFEPQYRLLRSVVESGEIGEVCLATAQKSYRLGVRPEWQKQKATYSGIIPFIGIHALDLIRWCTGREFTEVYACCANVGHPEMGDFEDEGHVVAKLDNGASASARLDYCRPAAAPTHGDDRLRVAGSKGVVESLWCGKQVTLIAQDQAPQELELPAVGENQFVNFVRSIRGECACDVPAEDCLRMTEVVLKARASARRGIPYPV from the coding sequence ATGTCACTGCGTGTTGCGATCGCGGGTCTCAAGGGGCACTACGGCGTCGCTCTACAAGGCCTAGAGCAGCTTCCGGAGGCCCGGCTGGTCGCGGCCTCCGATGATGATCCCGAGAAGCTCGCCGGCGTCCCCAAGTACCAGCGCGCCGATGAGAGCACCCATGTCTATGCCGACTGGCGCGAGATGCTTGATAAGGAGCAGATCGACATCCTCGTTGAGAACGGGGTGGACAGTGAGCGCCACCAGGTTGTGCTGGCTGCGGCCGACCGCAAGATACACTGCCTGACCGAAAAGCCCCTGGCAAACAGCCTGCCGGACCTGGCCGATATCCGCCGGGCACTGCGCCGCAGTGGTATCCATCTGTCCATGCTGTTGACGATGCGCTTCGAGCCGCAGTACCGGCTCCTGCGCAGTGTCGTCGAGAGCGGCGAGATCGGTGAGGTCTGCCTGGCCACTGCCCAGAAGTCCTACCGTCTCGGCGTGCGCCCGGAGTGGCAGAAGCAGAAGGCCACCTACAGCGGCATCATCCCCTTCATCGGGATCCACGCACTGGATCTGATCCGCTGGTGCACCGGCCGGGAGTTCACCGAAGTCTACGCCTGCTGTGCCAACGTTGGACATCCAGAGATGGGCGACTTCGAGGACGAGGGCCACGTAGTGGCGAAGCTAGATAACGGTGCGTCTGCCTCCGCACGTCTCGATTACTGCCGTCCTGCGGCGGCTCCCACCCATGGTGACGACCGCCTGCGAGTGGCCGGCAGCAAGGGTGTGGTGGAGTCCCTGTGGTGCGGCAAGCAAGTCACCCTCATAGCGCAGGATCAGGCGCCACAGGAACTGGAGTTGCCTGCCGTTGGCGAGAACCAGTTCGTGAACTTCGTGCGCTCGATCAGGGGTGAGTGCGCCTGTGATGTTCCAGCCGAGGACTGCCTGCGCATGACTGAGGTGGTTCTCAAGGCGAGGGCGTCCGCCCGTCGTGGCATCCCGTACCCGGTCTGA
- the infC gene encoding translation initiation factor IF-3, giving the protein MDVKSYRVNERIRAKEVRVIDPTGEQLGIMTVDQARRAAADRELDLIEVAPNATPPVCRIMDYGKFRYEQRKKAKEAQRKSKQTEIKMLRCRPNTDDHDINYKMRNARKFLVRGHKVRFTVIFRGPELRHKEIGEQQLKLFIEGCKDLASVENYPRMEGRRMVMQLEPLPEVLAKAKTAQAEAEAKGEVLEELPPDDAEDVEVGQDVEEVEGQKS; this is encoded by the coding sequence ATCGACGTTAAGTCCTATCGGGTTAATGAGCGGATCCGAGCCAAGGAAGTGCGGGTAATCGATCCGACAGGTGAGCAGCTCGGAATCATGACCGTCGATCAGGCTCGGCGGGCCGCGGCGGATCGGGAACTGGACCTCATCGAGGTCGCCCCCAACGCGACTCCGCCTGTGTGCCGGATCATGGACTACGGTAAGTTCCGGTACGAACAGCGCAAGAAAGCCAAGGAAGCCCAGCGGAAGTCAAAGCAGACCGAGATCAAGATGCTGCGCTGTCGTCCGAACACCGACGATCACGACATCAACTACAAGATGCGCAACGCCCGCAAGTTCCTCGTGCGGGGTCACAAGGTCCGGTTTACTGTCATCTTCCGCGGTCCCGAACTCCGGCATAAGGAGATCGGTGAGCAGCAGCTCAAGCTGTTCATCGAGGGCTGCAAGGACCTCGCGAGCGTCGAGAACTACCCTCGCATGGAGGGGCGCCGGATGGTCATGCAGCTCGAGCCCCTGCCCGAGGTTCTCGCCAAGGCGAAGACCGCTCAGGCAGAAGCCGAGGCCAAGGGCGAAGTCCTCGAAGAGCTCCCGCCTGACGATGCGGAGGATGTTGAGGTCGGTCAGGACGTAGAGGAAGTCGAGGGTCAGAAGAGCTAG
- the rpmI gene encoding 50S ribosomal protein L35, with protein sequence MAKNKMKTKKAAAKRFKFSANGVVMYKKSQQSSNTPLSRSSRRIKRALRLGGQLEEGDAKQVKRMIPYFKKHK encoded by the coding sequence GTGGCAAAGAACAAGATGAAGACCAAGAAGGCGGCAGCGAAGCGCTTCAAGTTCTCCGCCAACGGCGTCGTGATGTACAAGAAGTCACAGCAGAGCTCCAACACGCCACTGTCGAGAAGCTCGCGTCGCATCAAGCGCGCTCTTCGTCTGGGCGGCCAACTGGAGGAGGGCGACGCGAAGCAAGTCAAGCGGATGATCCCCTACTTCAAGAAGCACAAGTAG
- the rplT gene encoding 50S ribosomal protein L20 produces the protein MPRVKRGFVARRRRNKVLRAAKGFVGGRRTLYKTAKETLMKARNYAYRDRRVLKRKIRGLWIARINAAVRAEGLSYSKFAYGLKKANIGLNRKILAYLAYDDPKAFSAVVARVKSALSA, from the coding sequence ATGCCAAGAGTGAAACGAGGTTTCGTCGCCCGCCGGCGCCGCAACAAGGTTCTGCGCGCTGCCAAGGGCTTCGTCGGTGGCCGCCGCACACTGTACAAGACCGCCAAAGAGACTCTCATGAAGGCCCGCAACTACGCGTACCGGGATCGCCGCGTCCTCAAGCGGAAGATCCGTGGTCTGTGGATCGCCCGCATCAACGCTGCGGTGCGTGCCGAGGGCCTCAGCTACAGCAAGTTCGCCTACGGACTGAAGAAGGCCAACATCGGCCTGAACCGCAAGATCCTTGCCTACCTGGCCTACGACGATCCTAAGGCCTTCTCCGCGGTCGTCGCCAGGGTCAAGTCGGCTCTGAGCGCCTAA